The Corynebacterium auriscanis genome includes the window CTTAGCTAGCACGCGCTCCAGCTCAGCGCGGTCGGACATGTACTCGTCGAACTGTGCACGCAATGGGGAACAGAACTCCTCTAGAACCTCGGCCGTGTCCTTCTTCAGGTCGCCATAACCGGAGCCCGCGGCCTGGTAACCTGCCACGATGTCATCAATCGACCTGCCGGACAAACTGGACTGGATCACCAACAGGTTGGATACGCCAGGTTTGTTTTCTTTGTCGTAGCGGATCTCGGCATCGTTATCCGTTACCGCTGAGCGAATGCGCTTAGCCGATACCTTGGGATCATCCAACAAGTTGATGATGCCTTTGGGATTATCCCCGGACTTACTCATCTTGGCAGTAGGCTCCTGCAGGTCGTAAATCTTCGCGGCGGATTCGGGGATGAAGCCTTCGGGCACCACGAAGGTCTTCTTATAACGCGAGTTAAAGCGTTCTGCGAGGTTACGCGTAAGTTCTAGGTGTTGGCGCTGATCCTCCCCCACTGGCACTAGGTTCGGGCGATAAAGCAGAATATCTGCCGCCATCAGCATTGGGTACGCGTACAGACCCGCAGTGGTGTTCTCGCTGCCCTGTTTTGCCGATTTATCCTTGAACTGAGTCATGCGGCGCGCTTCACCATCCCCGGTGATGCACATAAGTACCCACGCCAATTGGGCATGCTCGGGCACATGAGACTGCACGAACAACGTGGAACGCTCAGGGTCGATGCCTAGGGCTAGCAGCTGAGCTGCGCCCGCTAGGGTGCGGTTGCGTAGATCTTTCGGGTTGTACCCCGGCACGGTAATGGCGTGCTGGTCAGGGATGAAGTACAGCGTGTCGTAATCATCCTGCAAATCAATAAACTGCTTGACCGCTCCCAAGTAATTACCGAGGTGATAGGAATCGCTGGTGGGCTGCAGGCCGGATACCACGCGCTGTTTGCGCTCGGGGTGAGCTGTCGCTGCACCATTGTTGGTTGCGGCTACAGTTTCTGCACTAGTTTCAGGGATGTTTTCAGTATTGGACATAGTTGTAACTTTACTCCGGCAGAAAACTAGCGCCCTTCGGGTCCTTCTTCTTCCTTTTCTTCCTCTTCTCGGCGGACGTTGCCAACCCTTTTTTTCTTTAGTGTTCGACGCCGAACTCCCGCGCGATTAAGTATCCACATCGTCAAGCGCCCTGCTGGGTCACGGGCATAGTGGCGCTCCTGATACTCGAATACCGGCAGGGAGATTTTGAAGTAGATGGACAACACACGCAGTGTGAACGCCACCACCAATGTGACAATGACCGTCACTTGTTCAGGTACTCCGTTGGTGTGCATGGCGTAATACAACACGGCCGCCACAAAGGCGACGGAGGCATACAATTCGTCCGAGAATACTAGAGGCACGCGGTCGCACAGGATATCGCGGGCCACACCGCCGAACACACCTGTGACCACCGCTGCCATGCAGGCAATGATCAAGCCATGCCCCTCCCCTAGAGCAACTTGCGTGCCGAGCACGGAAAAAGCAGCCAAACCCAGAGAGTCAAGCAATAAGAAGATGGTCCGGAAGTAACTCATCAATACGCTCGTCAGCACGGTGACGAGGGCCGCAACCACCACAATCAACAAAAAGACTGGCTCATTCACCCACCGCAGTGGATAGTGAGCAAGTAAGAGATCGCGCATAGTTCCGCCACCGAGGGCAGTGACACAGGCGATCATGCACACCCCGAACAAGTCCATGCGCTGCCGCCCCGCGGCTAGGGCAGCCGTCATAGCTTCTGCGGTAATACCGATAACGAAAAGTACGGTGAGCATAAGGAACGTACCTTTCTACATCAACACTTCAAGAAGTTGCGGATTCGAGCCCGCATCGTTGTTCGGACCCGCATCGTTGTTCGCGCCCGCATCGTTGTTCGAGCCTGCATCGTTGTTCGGATCCGCATCGTTGTTCGGATCCGCATCATTGTAGGCCTCTGGCCGCGCACCTCAAACGACACCGCAGAACCCGCCAGCCACTTAGGCGTATTCCACAATCACAGGCGAATGGTCAGACCAGCGCAAGTCGTAAGCTTCCGCGCGATCAACCCACGCATTGTTGGCCACACGTGCGCGCTCCAGCATCCCCTCGGTCGCCACGTGTAGGTCAATCCGCCATCCCGCATCCGTGTCGAATGCCTGTCCGCGGTAAGTCCACCACGAATACGGCCCATCTGCTTCTGGGTTAAGGCGACGGACAACATCGAACCACTGCGGGTTCTCACTCGCCCCCTCCCGCAGACGTTGCTGCGCCAGCGGCGTTGGCGAATAATCCACGGCCCCATAGAAATCCCCTGCGCGACCCGCTGGGTTGCCGGTGCGTCCTGCATCGGTTTCATCGCCCACTTGAGTACTCTCATCTGGCCACGAGCCCAAGATTGAGTCCATGAATGCCCGCTCATCTGGCAAGAATCCGGACTTGGTGCGGTTGGTACGCCAATTCTTCAAATCTGCGCGCCGGTGGCAAATGTTCCAATCTCCGCCGATAATCATGTTTTCCGGTTGACCATCAACCGTGCAGGCAGCCCGTTGCTGCATGAAGTGGCCGAAAGAATCTAAGAACCGATACTTCTCGTCCTGCTTTTCGCTGTTCGCCGCTCCACTGGGCAGGTACAGGGAGGCCACAGTCACGGGCCCAAAATGTGTATTGACCCGGGCTTCGATATACCGCCCGGAATCATCGAACTCCCGCGCACCGGGTGAGGCGGTCAGGCCGGCTTGCTCTTCGGCGTGGGAAAACCCGGTGGCCACGTGAGTAAGGGGTAGGCGCGATAGGATCCCGACGCCCGCACGCCCCTTAGCTGCAGCCTCCGCCTGGACCAGGTGCCATCCGGCTTCGAGAGCCGGGGCCAGCGCTGCTTCGGTTTGTTTTTCGTTAGCACGCACTTCTTGCAAGAGGACCACGTCGGCGCTGGTGTTCTCCAGCCAAGGCAGGATACCCAGGTTCGTCTCGCTGCGTTGTTTAGCTGCCGCGCGAATTCCGTTCACGTTTACCGTTGCCACCGTTAAAGTCATGGCCTCTACCCTAGTCAGTGGCGTTGGTGGGGAGGCTGTGGGCGTCGGTGGAAAAGAAAAAGCCAACGCGACTAGCCGAGGTTCTCAATGACGAGGCCCCGCCAAGAGGCGCGAGCACACCACGAGAAGATCGGGAAGCTCAGACAAGAAGCGGGCTAGGCGCGGGCAAGCTGGCGCCGGCGCAGCATGTAGGTCGGTACCCACACCACCACGCCACAGGCAGCCATGATCGCACCGGCCAAGGCAGGCGAAGCATAGCCCATACCTGCGGCGATGACTTGCCCGCCAACGAAGGCGCCCGTGGCATTGGCGATATTGAGCGCCGAGTGGTTGAGGGCCGCAGCAAGGTTTTGGGCATCTCCAGCAACGTCCATGAGTCGCATCTGCAGGCTGGGAACCAGGATGGAGCCGGTCATGCCAATCAAACCGAACACGGTGATGGCCAAGGGAGCGTTGGCGGAGACAAATCGGAAGAGGGTGAGGATGAAAATCAACGTGACCAGCACTCCGCAGATGGTGTATTCCAAATTGCGGTCGGCCAGGATGCCACCAATATAGGTGCCGATGACCATTCCGATGCCGTAGACCATCAGAGGAATCCACATGAGGGAGGGATTAAAACCGGCACGCTCGGTTAACGTCCAGGTGATGTAGGTATAGACCGCAAACATGCCTCCAAAGCCGACGGTACCGATGGCTAGGGTGAGCAGCACTTGGGAATTGACGAGCGCGCCGAGTTCGGTAACGGGATTGGTGGCTGGCATGAGTGTCATGTGTGGGACGGTGAACCACAGCGAGATGAAGGTGAAAACACCGATGAGGGTGACCAGGAGGAACGCAAGGTTCCAGCCGAATGTGCCACCCAGCCACTGCGCAACGGGCACGCCGATGACCGTCGCAACCGAAAGGCCCATACTAACTAAAGCCACCGACTTGCCACGCTGACCGGGCGGGGCCATCGAGGCAGTGATAAGCGCGGTGACGGAGAAGTACGCACCGTGGGGCAGACCGGCGATGAAACGCGACAGAACAAGAAGGTCGTAGTTGTGTGCGAATACCGTGAGCCCGTTACCGATGGTGAAGGCGATCATGAGGATCAGCGCTAGCCGGCGACGGGGAATCTTTCCCGTCAGAGTGGTGATGAGGGGGGCGCCGACGACTACGCCCAAGGCGTAGGCGGAGATAATGTGACCGGCGGTATCTTCCGTGATATTGAAATCAGCGGCGATGTATTTGAGCAATCCCATCGCCACGAATTCCGTAGTCCCGATACCGAAACCGCCGAGGGCCATGGCGAACATCGCGAAGGTGCGACGGCGTGAGCCCATCTCGGTTTGGCGAGGGATCGGGCGGCGAGAAAGACGATTGGAAACGGCGTTCGAGTCTTTCGTCGTTTTCGAGGATCGCAGTGAGGGCTGTGGAACCTTGGAGGGAGACATAAAGAGGGCGGACTCCAAAAAATTTATGAAACTATTTACTATTCTGGCCACACAGTAGCCCGTGAACCCGTATCATTCACAGGTTTCGGGTTTAACGTATTGTGGGGAAGGTAAAACGATAACATCTGACCGCTTAATACTGAATGCAGGGAGAAGAACGCCACATGGCAAACATCATCTACACCCGCACTGACGAGGCCCCACTACTGGCCACGTATTCGCTCAAGCCCATCGTAGAAGCTTTCGCTGCCACCACCGGTGTGCAGGTGGAAACCCGCGATATTTCACTTGCAGCGCGCATCCTCGCCGCATTCAACGACAGGCTACCCAAGGAGCAACAGGTCAACGATGCACTCCAGGAACTCGGCGAGCTAGCCAAGACCCCCGAGGCCAACATCGTTAAGCTACCTAACATCTCCGCATCCGTACCGCAGTTGAAAGCCGCGATCGCCGAGCTACAAAAGGCCGGTTACGATCTGCCGGATTACCCAGCCGAGCCTTCCACGGACGAGGAAAAGGACGCGCGCACCCGTTACGACTCAGTCAAGGGCTCCGCTGTAAACCCCGTCCTGCGCGAGGGCAACTCGGATCGGCGCGCGCCAAAAGCCGTGAAGAACTTCGTGCGCAAGCACCCGCACTCCATGGGTGAATGGACCGCCGATTCGAAGACCAACGTTGCCACCATGGAGGCCGATGACTTCCGGCGCAACGAGCAGTCCGTCATCATGCCAGCAGACGACACGTTGCGCTTCCAACTGGTACAGCCCAACGGGGAAACCGTGGTACTGAAGGACGAGCTGCCGGTTCTGAAAAATGAGATCGTCGACGCCACGGTGTTGAGCGCGAACGCCTTGGATACGTTCCTGCGCGCCCAGGTTTCCCGGGCTAAGGCCGAAGGTGTTCTGTTCTCCGTTCACCTCAAGGCCACCATGATGAAGGTCTCGGACCCCATCATTTTCGGTCACGCTGTACGCGCCTACTTCTCTGACGTGTTCGAGGAGTACGGTGACGAGTTGTTGGGCGCGGGCCTGAACGGAGAAAACGGCTTGGGCGCCATCCTGGACGGTTTGGAATCCTTGGAGCACGGTACAGAAATCCGCGAGGCTATTGAGAAGACCCTCAAGGACAGCGCCGACTTGGCGATGGTGGACTCCGATAACGGCATCACCAACCTGCACGTCCCATCCGATGTGATCGTGGATGCTTCCATGCCAGCGATGATCCGTAACTCGGGGCAAATGTGGAACGCCGATGGCAATACTCAGGACACGCTCGCAGTTCTACCCGATTCTTCCTACTCGGAGATCTACCAAGTTGTCATCGACGACTGCCGCAAGAACGGCGCTTTCGACCCGACCACGATGGGCACCGTTCCCAACGTTGGCCTGATGGCGCAGAAGGCCGAAGAGTACGGGTCCCACGATAAGACTTTCAAGATTCCTCACGACGGACGTGTTCAGGTGCTGAACTCCGCCGGCGAGGTTCTGATGGAACACGAAGTTTCCCAAGGCGATATTTGGCGTGCATGCCAGGCCAAGGACATTCCTGTACAGGACTGGGTGAAGCTGGCTGTCAATCGCGCTGCGGCGACGGGCGCCCCAGCGGTGTTCTGGTTGGATCCGGAGCGCGCTCACGATCGCAATATGATTGAGCAGGTCAACAAATACCTGGGTGATCACGATACTGAGGGCTTGGAGATTCACATCATGAGCCCAACCGAGGCGTGCCAGTTCTCCCTGGACCGCATCCGCGCTGGCAAGGACACAATCTCTGTGACCGGCAACGTTCTGCGTGACTACCTCACCGACCTTTTCCCCATCATGGAGCTAGGTACATCTGCCAAGATGCTCTCCATCGTTCCGTTGATCGCTGGTGGTGGCCTGTTCGAGACCGGTGCCGGCGGTTCCGCGCCAAAGCACGTCCAGCAAGTGCAGAAGGAAAACCACCTGCGTTGGGATTCCTTGGGCGAGTTCCTTGCGTTGGCGGAATCCCTGCGCAAGCTGGCCGAGACCGATAACAACCCACGCACTCCAATCTTGGGTGATGCACTGGACGTGGCGACGGAGAAGGTTCTAGACCAGGACAAGTCCCCTTCCCGCAAGGTTGGCGAGATCGACAACCGCGGTTCGCACTTCTACCTGGCAATGTACTGGGCACGTGAGCTTGCCAACCAGGACCGTGACGAGGAGCTTGCAAAGGTTTTCGCTCCTGTCGCCGATGCGTTGGAGCAGAAGGAACAGGAAATCTCCCAAGAACTCATTGACGTGCAGGGCACCCCTGCCGATCTAGGCGGTTACTACTGGCTGGATGATGAAAAGGTCAACAAGGTTATGCGCCCTTCGGAGACGTTCAACCAGATCATTGATTCTCTGAAGAAGTAACCCCCCTTTAAGCCGCCGGTCTTCGGGCGCGGCGCTCCTGCGCAGGAAACCCTTCGGCGCTGCATCTCCTCACATCAGAGGGATGCAGCGCCGAATTCTATTCAACCCCCACGACGGCTTCGCCCTCGGGAGGCACTGACCACCGACTGCGCCTCACAACGAGCCTAAAACAAGGGCCTGCACAACCAATTAACCCTGGATAGCTTCCCGCAGCAGGTGAGCCGCCTCCGTTGGGGTTTTGCCAACCTTCACCCCAGCTGCCTCAAGCGCTTCCTTCTTCCCCTCGGCGGTACCACTCCCGCCGGAAACGATCGCTCCCGCGTGGCCCATGGTCTTCCCCTCTGGGGCAGTGAAGCCCGCAATGTAGGCAACCACCGGCTTGGTCACGTTGTCCTTGATGTACTCAGCCGCGAACTCCTCCGCATCGCCACCGATCTCGCCGATCATGATGATCGCGTCCGTATCCGGGTCCTGCTGGAAGGCCTCGATGGCATTGATGTGCGTAGTACCGATAATCGGGTCACCACCAATACCAACAGCGGTGGAGAATCCTAGGTCGCGCAACTCATACATCATCTGATAGGTCAGCGTGCCGGACTTCGAAACCAAACCGATGCGGCCCTGATTCGGGGCGGTTTCGGCAGGGATGATGCCCACGTTGGTCTGCTCCGGGCTAATAATGCCTGGGCAGTTCGGGCCAATGATCCGGGTCTTGCCAGACTGGCGCGCAAGGGCGAAGAATTCTGCGGTGTCCTTCACCGGAACACCCTCCGTGATGCAGACGACCAGTGGCATCTCGGCCTCGATCGCCTCTACCATTGCTGACTTCGTGAAAGCAGCGGGTACAAAGACAACGGAAACATTCGCACCGGTCTCCTCCATGGCATCGGCCACGGATCCAAACACAGGAACGGACTTACCGCCATCGAACTCCACGGTCGTCCCGGCCTTCTTGGGGTTCACACCACCAACGATGTTGGAACCGGAGTTCAGCATCCGCTGGGTGTGCTTGCGCCCCTCAGAGCCGGTCATGCCCTGGACGACGATCTTGGATTCGGAATTAACGAAAATAGCCATAGTTGTAGGTGATCCTTTTCTTCGTCGAGGGAATTACGCTTGGCTCGTGTGGTTACCAGCGCCCACCTGGTGAGCGATTTCTGCGGCGCGGCGCGCGGCGTCGTCCATAGAACCGACCATCTCAACACCCGGCAAACCCGCCTGCTCGAGAATTTGGCGCCCCAAGTCAGCATTGTTGCCGTCGAGGCGGACGACGAGAGGCTTAGGCTCCACACCTTGTTCCTGCAGGATCTTGAAGGCGCTGACGATTCCATTGGCAACCTCATCGCAGGCGGTGATGCCACCGAAGACGTTAACGAATACGCTCTTGACCTGCTTATCACCCAGAATCACGCCCAGGCCGTTGGCCATAACTTCCGCACTGGCGCCACCACCGATATCCAAGAAGTTCGCCGGCGCCGGCTTTGAATCGAACTGCTCACCGGCGTAGGCAACAACGTCCAAAGTGGACATTACAAGTCCTGCGCCGTTGCCAATCACACCAACGTTTCCATCCAGCTTGACGTAGTTGAGGTCTAGCTCTTTGGCCTTGAGCTCCAACGGGTCCGTGGAGGAAGGATCAGCCAGGTCTGCGTGATCCGGGTGGCGGAATTCGGCGTTATCGTCTAGGGAAACCTTGCCGTCGAGGGCGATGATCTGGCCGTCACCGGTCTTCACCAGCGGATTGACCTCAACCAAGCTGGCATCCTCTTCGGAGTACACCTTGTACAGGGTCTGCATCACTGGGACGATCTTGTCTACATCTTCGCCAGTCATTCCACCCTGTTCGGCGATCTCGCGGGCAATCTGCTCGGTCAGACCTTCCAGTGCAGTGAAGTTGCGGCGAACCAGCGCCTCTGGCTTTTCTACAGCCAGTTTTTCGATCTCTACCCCACCTTCCTTGGAGAACATGGCCAGGTAACGACGGCGGGTGCGGTCCAGCAGAATTGAGAAGTAGTACTCCTCCGCGATATCTGCGCCTTCCGCGATCATGACCTTGTGAACGGTGTGCCCCTTGATGTCCATGCCCAGGATCTGCTCGGCATGCTGCGCAGCTTCCTCCGGGCTCTTGGCTAGTTTCACACCGCCGGCCTTGCCACGGCCACCGGTTTTCACCTGAGCTTTAACTACAACAACTGGGGTTCCCAGTTCTTCTGCCGCCTGTTTAGCCTGTTCGGGGGTTGTCGCTACCTTTGCGCGCAGTACGGGCACTTGGTGTGCCTCGAACATGTCACGGGCTTGGTATTCGTAAAGATCCACGTTGTCTCCATTGGGGGTTTGACTGCGTTTTCTTTGCGGTTCCCGTCCTGTGGCCTCTTTTTGTACCGACGCCACGCCGTGCATCAGCCCTGAGACCCTGGGTGCGGTCCAATCCCCGAGCGTACAGATTTTTGTATGGCTGCCCTTAGCCTTTAGTGCAGGCGGTGATGGGTTCCCGAGATATCCACATAACGGTCCTGCCTGTATGCCGCGATTCGGGATCACTCTTGCGAGCACACCGCAGGATGCCGAACTGTTCATGGAATTCAACGACATCAGCAAAGTGATGCGGTTGGTGGTTATAGACAGTGACCTGCCCGTGAGGGGTAGCTAGGGTAGCCTTCATCCCTTCCACCTTGAGGACTTCGACTGGCACCCATTTTTCTGCGGGCGCGTTGGTGGCACGCAGCACCGGCCCGTGATGGGGCTTATGTCCGGGCGCTAGCACGTTGCATTCGGCTGCGCTGCAGTGTTGGTGTTGAATGTGCCGCGGGGGCAATTCCAGATCATTCCCGTTGTGCAGGCGAGCTTTGTTCCGGCTGTGGGAGTACAGAAAGCTAGGGCTCAAGGAAGCAAAGGCAAGTAGTGCCACTAATTGGCTGCGGAACACCCGCACGTGTGATTTTCCTCCGGCAGAGAAGGTAAGGCTGGTGCCAGCGCAGGAGTTTACGTGGGCTTCAACCCAGTCGTCTGCGGAACTGTTGGGCACGGAATCAGGAATGTGAATGGACATGTCGTCAGACACAGAAAGTCTCCTAGCAAAAAGTGTTCGCTCTTCCAGCGGGCGGTTGCCTCGCTGGCTGATCTTCTCCCGGAGGCACCGTGCGCAGAACGAGCGCGGTTGCCAGCCGACAAGCCGGGAGGCTTAGAATCGTCGGTCTTCTTGATCGCACAGCAGAGCTTAACAGACAGCTTGGTCTACTTTCAACTTAGCCCCCCCCCACAAGCACTAAAACAGACCAAGCGGTACGAAAAATACACCGCGATTCACCTGCCACTTTTCCAAAAATCGGCAAAAAAATAGACAGAGCGGTTTACAATTATCTTCATGCGGGCTAAAGTCTCTCTCCAACCGGACTGGGCCATTTCATCCCCGGTGAACTGCGGCCCGCAACCGTCGCGAACAACACGAAAAACTAACAAGAATCGAGATCACCCATGTCAACCAAGTACGACAATTCCTCAGCCGATAACTGGGGCTTTGCTACCCGTCAGATTCACGCGGGCCAACCGGTGGATGCCACCGGTGCGCGCAACCTGCCCATCCACTTTTCCTCCTCGTTTGTTTTCGATTCCGCAGAGCACGCTAAACAGCGTTTCGCGTTAGAGGACTTGGGTCCCGTTTACTCCCGTCTCACCAACCCCACCGTCGAGGTACTGGAAAACCGCATCGCCTCCCTCGAAGGTGGCGTGCACGCAGTCGCGTTCGCGTCCGGCCAGGCTGCGGAGACCGCAGCGATCCTCAACCTCGCCCAGGCCGGCGATCACATCGTGGCCTCCCCGCGCCTGTACGGCGGTACGGAAACTCTCCTGCTCGTGACACTACCGAAACTGGGCATTACCACTACCTTCGTTGAGAATCCGGATGACCCAGAATCGTGGCAGGCCGCCGTCCAGGACAATACTGTCGCATTCTACGGCGAGACTTTCGCCAATCCTCAGGCCGACGTTCTGGACATCCCAGCCATCGCGGAAATCGCCCACAAGAACAACGTCCCACTCATCGTGGACAACACCCTAGCCACCGCCGCCCTCGTACGCCCACTGGATTTGGGTGCGGATGTCGTGGTCAACTCCTTAACGAAGTTCTATACCGGTAATGGCTCCGCCCTCGGCGGCATT containing:
- the trpS gene encoding tryptophan--tRNA ligase; translation: MSNTENIPETSAETVAATNNGAATAHPERKQRVVSGLQPTSDSYHLGNYLGAVKQFIDLQDDYDTLYFIPDQHAITVPGYNPKDLRNRTLAGAAQLLALGIDPERSTLFVQSHVPEHAQLAWVLMCITGDGEARRMTQFKDKSAKQGSENTTAGLYAYPMLMAADILLYRPNLVPVGEDQRQHLELTRNLAERFNSRYKKTFVVPEGFIPESAAKIYDLQEPTAKMSKSGDNPKGIINLLDDPKVSAKRIRSAVTDNDAEIRYDKENKPGVSNLLVIQSSLSGRSIDDIVAGYQAAGSGYGDLKKDTAEVLEEFCSPLRAQFDEYMSDRAELERVLAKGAERAREIATRTLEQVYDRVGFLVAGK
- a CDS encoding trimeric intracellular cation channel family protein translates to MLTVLFVIGITAEAMTAALAAGRQRMDLFGVCMIACVTALGGGTMRDLLLAHYPLRWVNEPVFLLIVVVAALVTVLTSVLMSYFRTIFLLLDSLGLAAFSVLGTQVALGEGHGLIIACMAAVVTGVFGGVARDILCDRVPLVFSDELYASVAFVAAVLYYAMHTNGVPEQVTVIVTLVVAFTLRVLSIYFKISLPVFEYQERHYARDPAGRLTMWILNRAGVRRRTLKKKRVGNVRREEEEKEEEGPEGR
- a CDS encoding exodeoxyribonuclease III, producing the protein MTLTVATVNVNGIRAAAKQRSETNLGILPWLENTSADVVLLQEVRANEKQTEAALAPALEAGWHLVQAEAAAKGRAGVGILSRLPLTHVATGFSHAEEQAGLTASPGAREFDDSGRYIEARVNTHFGPVTVASLYLPSGAANSEKQDEKYRFLDSFGHFMQQRAACTVDGQPENMIIGGDWNICHRRADLKNWRTNRTKSGFLPDERAFMDSILGSWPDESTQVGDETDAGRTGNPAGRAGDFYGAVDYSPTPLAQQRLREGASENPQWFDVVRRLNPEADGPYSWWTYRGQAFDTDAGWRIDLHVATEGMLERARVANNAWVDRAEAYDLRWSDHSPVIVEYA
- a CDS encoding MFS transporter, which gives rise to MGSRRRTFAMFAMALGGFGIGTTEFVAMGLLKYIAADFNITEDTAGHIISAYALGVVVGAPLITTLTGKIPRRRLALILMIAFTIGNGLTVFAHNYDLLVLSRFIAGLPHGAYFSVTALITASMAPPGQRGKSVALVSMGLSVATVIGVPVAQWLGGTFGWNLAFLLVTLIGVFTFISLWFTVPHMTLMPATNPVTELGALVNSQVLLTLAIGTVGFGGMFAVYTYITWTLTERAGFNPSLMWIPLMVYGIGMVIGTYIGGILADRNLEYTICGVLVTLIFILTLFRFVSANAPLAITVFGLIGMTGSILVPSLQMRLMDVAGDAQNLAAALNHSALNIANATGAFVGGQVIAAGMGYASPALAGAIMAACGVVVWVPTYMLRRRQLARA
- a CDS encoding NADP-dependent isocitrate dehydrogenase — its product is MANIIYTRTDEAPLLATYSLKPIVEAFAATTGVQVETRDISLAARILAAFNDRLPKEQQVNDALQELGELAKTPEANIVKLPNISASVPQLKAAIAELQKAGYDLPDYPAEPSTDEEKDARTRYDSVKGSAVNPVLREGNSDRRAPKAVKNFVRKHPHSMGEWTADSKTNVATMEADDFRRNEQSVIMPADDTLRFQLVQPNGETVVLKDELPVLKNEIVDATVLSANALDTFLRAQVSRAKAEGVLFSVHLKATMMKVSDPIIFGHAVRAYFSDVFEEYGDELLGAGLNGENGLGAILDGLESLEHGTEIREAIEKTLKDSADLAMVDSDNGITNLHVPSDVIVDASMPAMIRNSGQMWNADGNTQDTLAVLPDSSYSEIYQVVIDDCRKNGAFDPTTMGTVPNVGLMAQKAEEYGSHDKTFKIPHDGRVQVLNSAGEVLMEHEVSQGDIWRACQAKDIPVQDWVKLAVNRAAATGAPAVFWLDPERAHDRNMIEQVNKYLGDHDTEGLEIHIMSPTEACQFSLDRIRAGKDTISVTGNVLRDYLTDLFPIMELGTSAKMLSIVPLIAGGGLFETGAGGSAPKHVQQVQKENHLRWDSLGEFLALAESLRKLAETDNNPRTPILGDALDVATEKVLDQDKSPSRKVGEIDNRGSHFYLAMYWARELANQDRDEELAKVFAPVADALEQKEQEISQELIDVQGTPADLGGYYWLDDEKVNKVMRPSETFNQIIDSLKK
- the sucD gene encoding succinate--CoA ligase subunit alpha: MAIFVNSESKIVVQGMTGSEGRKHTQRMLNSGSNIVGGVNPKKAGTTVEFDGGKSVPVFGSVADAMEETGANVSVVFVPAAFTKSAMVEAIEAEMPLVVCITEGVPVKDTAEFFALARQSGKTRIIGPNCPGIISPEQTNVGIIPAETAPNQGRIGLVSKSGTLTYQMMYELRDLGFSTAVGIGGDPIIGTTHINAIEAFQQDPDTDAIIMIGEIGGDAEEFAAEYIKDNVTKPVVAYIAGFTAPEGKTMGHAGAIVSGGSGTAEGKKEALEAAGVKVGKTPTEAAHLLREAIQG
- the sucC gene encoding ADP-forming succinate--CoA ligase subunit beta, encoding MDLYEYQARDMFEAHQVPVLRAKVATTPEQAKQAAEELGTPVVVVKAQVKTGGRGKAGGVKLAKSPEEAAQHAEQILGMDIKGHTVHKVMIAEGADIAEEYYFSILLDRTRRRYLAMFSKEGGVEIEKLAVEKPEALVRRNFTALEGLTEQIAREIAEQGGMTGEDVDKIVPVMQTLYKVYSEEDASLVEVNPLVKTGDGQIIALDGKVSLDDNAEFRHPDHADLADPSSTDPLELKAKELDLNYVKLDGNVGVIGNGAGLVMSTLDVVAYAGEQFDSKPAPANFLDIGGGASAEVMANGLGVILGDKQVKSVFVNVFGGITACDEVANGIVSAFKILQEQGVEPKPLVVRLDGNNADLGRQILEQAGLPGVEMVGSMDDAARRAAEIAHQVGAGNHTSQA
- a CDS encoding O-acetylhomoserine/O-acetylserine sulfhydrylase; translated protein: MSTKYDNSSADNWGFATRQIHAGQPVDATGARNLPIHFSSSFVFDSAEHAKQRFALEDLGPVYSRLTNPTVEVLENRIASLEGGVHAVAFASGQAAETAAILNLAQAGDHIVASPRLYGGTETLLLVTLPKLGITTTFVENPDDPESWQAAVQDNTVAFYGETFANPQADVLDIPAIAEIAHKNNVPLIVDNTLATAALVRPLDLGADVVVNSLTKFYTGNGSALGGILVDGGKFDWTQERNGKPVFPGFVTPDPAYHGLKYADLGSAAFGLKARVGLLRDTGATLSAFNAWISTQGLDTLSLRVRQHNENAKQVAEFLAGHDKVAKVNYAGLPDSPWYATKEKLGLEYTGAVLSFDLATGSSDPKDTAWKFIDALKLHSNLANVGDVRSLVVHPATTTHSQSTEENLASAGVSQATVRLSVGIEDIDDIINDLRQAFDAI